DNA from Ensifer canadensis:
TACCACCCTCAATTTCGACTATCAGGTTCGCTCCGCCAAGGAAGCCTTCGCCGACATTCCCAAGCTCAAGATCGAAGGCGAAATGCTGGATCTGGCTAAGCACATCATCAAGACCAAGGCCGGCCTGTTCGATCCGCGAACCTTCGACGACCGATACGACGCGGCGCTTGCCGAGCTCGTGAAGGCGAAGATGGAAGGCCGCGCGGTCAAGGTGAAGAAACAGCCGAAGGTCGAGCCTTCGACGAACCTCATGGAAGCGCTTCGCATGAGTGCTGGCTTCGGCTCTGCCCGGGCGTCCAAGGCTCGCACCGCTGCGGCAGCTGCGCGAGCCGTCCCGGCGTCCCGGCCGGCAGCTCGAAAAAAGGCGGGCTAAGCCATGGCCGCCGTCAAACCATACTGGAAAGGTTACCTCAAGCTTTCACTGGTCACCTGCCCCGTCGCCCTGTCGCCGGCCACCAGCGACACCGAGAAGATCCGCTTTCACACCATGAACCGCGCCACCGGCAACCGCGTGGCTTCACTCTACGTCGACAGCGTGACCGGCAAGGAAGTCAATACAGAGGACCAGGTGAAAGGCTATGAGCGTGGCGAAGGCGATTACATCATGCTCGAGGAGGAAGAGCTCGATGCGGTGGCGCTGGAGAGCGTCCGGACGATTGAGATCGACATCTTCACGCCACGGGATTCCATCGAATGGATCTGGCTCGAAAAACCGCACTACCTCGTGCCGAACGACAAGGTTGGTGAAGATGCGTTCGCCGTGATCCGCGACGCCATGCGCTCAGAGAACGTCGTTGGAATTTCCCGTCTCGTCTTCGGCCAGAGAGAGCGTGCGGTGATGCTTGAGCCCCGCGGCGAAGGCATCGTTCTATGGACGTTGCGCTATGGTGACGAGGTGAGACCTGAGGAAGAGTATTTCTCGAACATCAAGGCAAAGCCCGAGGGCGGCCTTGCTCCGCTAATGAAGCAGTTGATCAAGCAGCAGACAAAGAAGTGGGTGCCGATCACCGACCCCATTCAGGATCGCATGCTCGAACTGATCGCCGAGAAGAAGAAGACGTTGAAGCCGAAGGCCAAGCGCAGGATTACACCGGCGAAAGACAACGTCGTCGATATCATGTCAGCGCTTCGCGACAGCTTAGAACGAGAGAAGCGCGGCAAAGCCCGGTAGTCCCTTCCCCAAGGCTTTCCTCCCCGGAGGGATCCCAAACTCTGAGAGTAGCGCCATGAGAAATCCGACGCATAATTGTGCTGCTTTGAGATAGACCGGCATGTGGTTGCTTGAACATGTCACACTCCGCGCGTTTTGATCAGGTGGGAGTTTGCGAATGGGATTTCATGACTAGTTCTCGATCCGCTAGAGACACGCGCCCCGTTGATGCGTCGGCTCAAAGTCATCTTGCTACTTTCATTTTGGTGGTGGACAATCTCTCAGCCGACAGACCGAGGAGCGGATGATGAATTTCGAGAAGGTCGGGCGAACCCGAATGATGATGCGGCTGCCACGACACCGGAAACAGATTTCCGATGCCAACTTCCTTGCGATCAACGATCTGCTCGAAGCTTACGGCGTCGCCGCCATGAAGCGTGATGAGTTACGGGAGCAACTGATGCTAGATCCCACGGTGAGGGAGGAGTATGAGGATCTCTGTCAGAAGCTAGAGGACGACATCATCAAGATGTTGGCAGGTGTAAGCCCGCGCATGGTGCGTTAGCCCATTGGGCGAGCCACCTGTGCACTCGCCGCAATCCTTTTCATCTCGTTCCATCTCGGCCGCGCCGGCGTAGATTCCAACTCGCAGAACAATTCATCGAGCGGTTTGCGCGACGAAATCTCGCAGCTACTCGGTCTGCCGGAAATTGCGGATGCGGTCGAAAAGCACCGCCAGGATGGTCGCGCCGCCAATGAACGTTCCCTGCCAGAACGCGTTGATGCCGAGCAGCCCGAGGCTATTGCGGATTACCTCGATGAGCGCCGCACCGACCAGTGCGCCTAAGGCCGTGCCAACGCCGCCGGCCAGGTTGGCGCCACCAATCACCGCCGCTGCGATGACCTGAAGTTCCATGCCAGCGCCGATATTCGTTGTTACCGCTCCGAGCCAGCCAGTCTGGATGATGCCGGCGACACCGGCGGCGAGGGCAGAAATCATATACACACCGACCTTGATCGGACGCACAGGTATACCGGTAGCAGTCGCGGCGTGCTCGTTGCCGCCGATGGCGTAGATATAGCGGCCCAGCCTCGTCCATCGCAGAACGAAACCCGTCAGCAGCGTCAGCACAATCATGTAGATCACCGGGTTGGCGATGCCGAACAGCCAGGCCCCCCCGCCAAGAGCGAGCAGTTTGTCGTGGTCCGGTCCGAACTGGAAAACAACCGTGTTGTTTGACGCTACCATCGCCAGGCTTCGTGCGATCGAAAGCATGCCGAGTGTCACCACAAAAGGAGGAAATCCGACATAGGCGATGAGCACACCGTTGAACGCGCCGATGAAAAGCGCCGTTGCCACCGAGGCGACAATCCCGACCTCGATGCTATAGCCGGAATGCATGACGACCGCCAAGACCATGCTGCATAGGCAAAGCACCGACCCAACCGACAAGTCGATCCCGCCGGTGATGATAACCAGCGTCATGCCGAGGGCAATGATAGCGACGAAGGTGGCGTTGCGGGTGATGTTGTAGAGGTTCTTCGCTGTGGCAAACGAATCCGTTGCGAAGGAAAGGAAGATGCATGCCAGAACGACAGCGACGAACACCCAGAACGTCTGGTTGGCGAGGATCGCAGCGCCCAACGTGCGTTGTTTGTGAGCGATCGTCTGGTCGAGCATTGTTGCCATTTTCTTACGCATTCCTCCGATGCGGCACCTGCAGCGCTCATCCTCTTTCGATGGCGCCCGTAATCAATCCTGTCACTTCTTCAGGCGACGTCTGCAGAATTGGCTTGTCGGCGACCTTTCGGCCGCGCCGCATGACGATGACGCGATCTGCGACATCAAAAACATCCGGCATACGATGGCTGATGAGCACGACCGCGATGCCGCGATCGCGCAAACCACGGATCAGATGCAGCACCTCGGCGACCTGGCGCACCGAAATGGCCGCCGTCGGCTCGTCCATAAGGACGATCTTTGCCTCGGAGATCATCGTTCGCGCGATCGCGACCGCTTGCCGCTGCCCTCCGGACATTTGCCTGACGAGATCGCGGGGGCGAGTTTCGGATCGAAGCTCGCTAAAGATCTCTCCCGCGCGACGGTACATTGCCTTGTAGTCAAGGACCCGCAGTGGGCCAAAGCCGCGCCTGAGTTCGCGTCCAAGGAACACATTTGCCGCCGCCGAGAGATTATTGCACAGCGCCAGGTCCTGATGAACGATCTCGATGCCGTGCTGCCTTGCCTCTATCGGCCGATGCAGCACGATTTCGTTGCCGTCGAGCCGTATCGTTCCCTGGCTCGGGCGATGGTTGCCGGCAATCATTTTGACCAGCGTCGACTTACCGGCGCCGTTATCCCCCATGAGGCCGACCACCTGGCCTGCTTCCAGCGAGAGCGAAACGTCGTTGACCGCCTGAATGGCGCCGAAATGCTTGGAAATGTTGGTGATCTCGAGTGTCGCCACCAGTCGTCTCGCCTCCCGAAGCACGCCGGCACGCCAACGGGCGCGATCGTTCCTCAGTCTTCACCCAGCGGTCTACATCTTTATTTACGCAAATCCTTATGAAGGCGTCAATGACGTCCTATGCCTAGAAACTGTTTTGTATGACAAATACACGTTGCCCTGTATATTAGCCATCAGTGGGAGACAAAAATGCTTATCCTTGTCACCGGTGCAACGGGCAAGGTCGGGCGGAGCCTCATCGCGGGGCTGCTTGACCAACCGCGTTTTTCGCAGGCGCAGATCCGTGCGCTCTGCCACAATCGCCTGCTCGAGCCGTGCGATCGAATCGACATGGTCCGCGGGACGATCGCCGACCGCGACGTCGCAGATGCGGCAATGAAGAGCGTCACCCATGTGGTGCACCTCGCCACCTGCAAGGAAACGCCAGACGCGGTCATGGACATCACGGTTAAAGGATTGTTCTGGCTACTCGAGGCCTTCCGGGTCAGCCCTTCCGCACGCCAGTTTATCCTCGTCGGTGGGGACGCGTCGGTCGGCCATTTCTTTTATCGCCACGATGGTCCCGTGACTGAGAAGACGCCGCACCGCGCTTATCCCGGTTGCTACGCGCTATCGAAGGTCATCGAGGAAGTGATGCTCGATCAGTACGCAATTCAATACGGCACGAACGGTTGCTGCCTTCGCGCGCCGTGGATCATGGAGAAGGACGACTTCAAACAGACGTTGTCGTTCGGCGACGATGTGTTTGGCGGGCCCGACTGGAAGACCTTCTTTGCGCCCGCAGAAGCAAGGCGATACGCCGAGGCCGGAACCGTGCCGCTCCTTCGCGACGCAGATGGCCGGCCGCTCAAACGCAATTTCGTACACGTCAGCGACCTGGTCTCGGCGATCCTCGCAGCGATCGACAATCCCCGCGCCGCACGGCAGTTGTTCAACGTCTCCATGGACCGTCCAGTCGACTATGGCGAGGTGGCAAGCTACCTTGCACGTACGCGCGGCCTCGGCTCGGTCGACGTCCCCAGCGGCTTCCACTCGAACTGGATGGATAACAGCAAGGCCAAATACCTTCT
Protein-coding regions in this window:
- a CDS encoding Ku protein; its protein translation is MAAVKPYWKGYLKLSLVTCPVALSPATSDTEKIRFHTMNRATGNRVASLYVDSVTGKEVNTEDQVKGYERGEGDYIMLEEEELDAVALESVRTIEIDIFTPRDSIEWIWLEKPHYLVPNDKVGEDAFAVIRDAMRSENVVGISRLVFGQRERAVMLEPRGEGIVLWTLRYGDEVRPEEEYFSNIKAKPEGGLAPLMKQLIKQQTKKWVPITDPIQDRMLELIAEKKKTLKPKAKRRITPAKDNVVDIMSALRDSLEREKRGKAR
- a CDS encoding ABC transporter permease, which produces MATMLDQTIAHKQRTLGAAILANQTFWVFVAVVLACIFLSFATDSFATAKNLYNITRNATFVAIIALGMTLVIITGGIDLSVGSVLCLCSMVLAVVMHSGYSIEVGIVASVATALFIGAFNGVLIAYVGFPPFVVTLGMLSIARSLAMVASNNTVVFQFGPDHDKLLALGGGAWLFGIANPVIYMIVLTLLTGFVLRWTRLGRYIYAIGGNEHAATATGIPVRPIKVGVYMISALAAGVAGIIQTGWLGAVTTNIGAGMELQVIAAAVIGGANLAGGVGTALGALVGAALIEVIRNSLGLLGINAFWQGTFIGGATILAVLFDRIRNFRQTE
- a CDS encoding ATP-binding cassette domain-containing protein, producing MRNDRARWRAGVLREARRLVATLEITNISKHFGAIQAVNDVSLSLEAGQVVGLMGDNGAGKSTLVKMIAGNHRPSQGTIRLDGNEIVLHRPIEARQHGIEIVHQDLALCNNLSAAANVFLGRELRRGFGPLRVLDYKAMYRRAGEIFSELRSETRPRDLVRQMSGGQRQAVAIARTMISEAKIVLMDEPTAAISVRQVAEVLHLIRGLRDRGIAVVLISHRMPDVFDVADRVIVMRRGRKVADKPILQTSPEEVTGLITGAIERG
- a CDS encoding NAD-dependent epimerase/dehydratase family protein: MLILVTGATGKVGRSLIAGLLDQPRFSQAQIRALCHNRLLEPCDRIDMVRGTIADRDVADAAMKSVTHVVHLATCKETPDAVMDITVKGLFWLLEAFRVSPSARQFILVGGDASVGHFFYRHDGPVTEKTPHRAYPGCYALSKVIEEVMLDQYAIQYGTNGCCLRAPWIMEKDDFKQTLSFGDDVFGGPDWKTFFAPAEARRYAEAGTVPLLRDADGRPLKRNFVHVSDLVSAILAAIDNPRAARQLFNVSMDRPVDYGEVASYLARTRGLGSVDVPSGFHSNWMDNSKAKYLLDWRPDYDLEKLIDSAWQYERQSNDPRVVFYPG